The following coding sequences are from one Triticum dicoccoides isolate Atlit2015 ecotype Zavitan chromosome 4A, WEW_v2.0, whole genome shotgun sequence window:
- the LOC119287457 gene encoding uncharacterized protein LOC119287457 — protein sequence MSSSSDNPNTVTDRGLFSKSSKDDGADKKKKQEEKKEDGEEGGGGFIDKVKDFIHDIGEKIEEAVGFGKPSADVARIHVPHIGLHRADLVVDVLIKNPNPVPIPLVDIDYLIDSDGRKLVAGLIPDAGTIRAHGEETVKVPITLDFDDIRSTYADIKPGSIIPYLLRVIFLVDVPVFGRIKIPLDKSGEIPIPYKPDVDVDKIKFHHFSFEETTATIHLSLENKNDFDLGLNLLQYEMWLGDDSVVEAELTDSTRIEKQGITKMQIPFTFRPKDLGSAVWDMIRGRGTGYSIKGKIDVDTPFGNMKLPIDKVGGTTRLKKDDDDDDE from the exons ATGTCGTCCTCGTCGGACAACCCCAACACGGTCACCGACCGCGGCCTCTTCAGCAAGAGCAGCAAGGACGACGGCGccgacaagaagaagaagcaggaggagaagaaagaggatggggaggagggcggcggcgggttCATCGACAAGGTCAAGGACTTCATCCACGACATCGGGGAGAAGATCGAGGAGGCGGTGGGGTTCGGCAAGCCCAGCGCCGACGTGGCCCGGATCCACGTGCCCCACATCGGCCTCCACCGcgccgacctcgtcgtcgacgTGCTCATCAAGAACCCCAACCCGGTGCCCATCCCGCTCGTCGACATCGACTACCTCATCGACAGCGACGGCCGGAAGCTCGTCGCGGGGCTCATCCCGGACGCCGGCACCATCCGCGCGCACGGCGAGGAGACGGTCAAGGTGCCCATCACGCTCGACTTCGACGACATCCGGAGCACCTACGCGGACATCAAGCCGGGCAGCATCATCCCCTACCTGCTCCGGGTCATCTTCCTCGTGGACGTGCCCGTCTTCGGCCGCATCAAGATCCCGCTGGACAAGTCCGGGGAGATCCCCATCCCGTACAAGCCCGACGTGGACGTGGACAAGATCAAGTTCCACCACTTCTCCTTCGAGGAGACCACGGCCACCATCCACCTGAGCCTGGAGAACAAGAACGACTTCGACCTCGGGCTCAACCTGCTCCAGTACGAGATGTGGCTCGGCGACGACAGCGTGGTGGAGGCGGAGCTCACCGACTCCACCAGGATCGAGAAGCAGGGGATCACCAAGATGCAGATCCCCTTCACCTTCAGGCCCAAGGACCTGGGATCTGCCGTCTGGGACATGATCAGGGGCAGGGGCACCGGCTACAGCATCAAGGGCAAGATCGATGTCGAcaccccctttggcaacatgaagcTGCCCATCGACAAAGTCGGCGGAACCACTCGCCTCAAgaaggacgacgacgatgacgat GAGTGA
- the LOC119287458 gene encoding uncharacterized protein YacP-like, with the protein MVGSAAYSATSIVVVMAKDKGRGKATKGGAASSSGANKVDRRPPRITSNVKQNLRIVKFWKDYERKQTTGPQPATRFRKKKIMKEVLPDDTDFYEDPSATLTCTNDGNLEIASPVILVDGYNVCGYWGKLKSDFLNGNQGIARQMLIDELVSFSAVREIKVVVVFDAALSGQSTHTETYKGVDVVYSADLSADCWIEKEVEALVADGCPKVWVVTSDVLEQQLSHGEGALIWSSKRLVKEIKESELELDEELKEIRSTSLQGKIFQHKLKPKVVQGLKNLRNQLEEQERKKK; encoded by the exons atgGTGGGCTCGGCCGCCTACTCGGCGACCTCCATCGTGGTGGTGATGGCCAAGGACAAGGGCAGGGGGAAGGCCACCAAAGggggcgccgcctcctcctccggcgccaaCAAG GTCGACCGGCGGCCTCCGAGGATTACATCCAACGTCAAGCAGAACCTGAGGATCGTGAAATTCTGGAAG GATTACGAAAGGAAGCAAACAACCGGGCCTCAGCCTGCCACCAGGTTCCGCAAAAAGAAAATAATGAAGGAGGTGCTTCCTGATGACACCGACTTCTACGAGGACCCTTCTGCCACTCTTACCTG CACAAATGACGGCAACTTGGAGATCGCCTCCCCGGTTATTCTTGTGGATGGCTACAATGTATGTGGCTACTGGGGAAAGCTTAAGAGTGATTTCTTGAACGGGAATCAAGGAATTGCGAGGCAGATGCTCATTGATGAGCTGGTATCATTCAGTGCAGTACGAG AGATAAAAGTTGTAGTGGTATTTGATGCTGCATTGTCTGGGCAATCAACACACACTGAAACTTATAAAGG GGTTGATGTGGTATATTCTGCTGACTTATCTGCTGATTGTTGGATTGAGAAGGAG GTTGAAGCTTTGGTGGCAGATGGATGTCCAAAGGTCTGGGTTGTAACGTCGGATGTACTGGAGCAACAATTATCACATGGTGAA GGTGCTCTTATTTGGAGCTCTAAAAGACTGGTTAAAGAG ATAAAAGAATCAGAACTGGAGCTTGACGAAGAGCTGAAGGAAATCAG GTCAACATCATTGCAAGGAAAGATTTTTCAGCACAAGCTGAAACCTAAAGTAGTGCAAGGCTTAAAAAATCTTCGGAATCAGCTCGAAGAACAAGAGCGGAAAAAGAAGTGA
- the LOC119287459 gene encoding ras-related protein RABA2a-like — MAARARRAAAWEQGGDEYDYLFKVVLIGDSGVGKSNLLSRFTKNTFSLDSKSTIGVEFATRTTQVEGKTIKAQIWDTAGQERYRAITSAYYRGAVGALLVYDVTKAATFDNVKRWLKELRDHADSNIVIMLIGNKTDLRHLRSVATDKAAGFAEWEALSFIETSALDATNVDKAFQTVLAEIYRVVSKKALSSTDDSGAGAVGEGQSILVSGGEPASVSSRCCSF, encoded by the exons AtggcggcgcgggcgcggcgggcggcggcgtgggagcagggcggcgacgagtacgactacctgtTCAAGGTGGTGCTGATCGGCGACTCCGGCGTGGGCAAGTCCAACCTCCTCTCCCGCTTCACCAAGAACACCTTCTCCCTCGACTCCAAGTCCACCATCGGCGTCGAGTTCGCCACCCGCACCACAcag GTGGAAGGGAAGACGATAAAGGCGCAGATATGGGACACGGCGGGGCAGGAGCGGTACCGGGCGATCACGAGCGCCTACTACCGGGGCGCCGTGGGGGCGCTGCTGGTCTACGACGTCACCAAGGCCGCCACCTTCGACAACGTCAAGCGGTGGCTCAAGGAGCTCCGCGACCACGCCGACTCCAACATCGTCATCATGCTCATCGGCAACAAGACCgacctccgccacctccgctccgTCGCCACCGACAAGGCGGCCGGCTTCGCCGAGTGGGAAGCCCTGTCCTTCATCGAGACCTCCGCGCTCGACGCCACCAACGTCGACAAGGCCTTCCAGACCGTCCTCGCCGAGATCTACCGGGTCGTCAGCAAGAAGGCGCTGTCGTCGACGGACGATTCCGGCGCCGGCGCCGTCGGGGAGGGGCAGTCCATCCTGGTGTCCGGCGGAGAACCCGCCAGCGTTTCGTCGAGGTGCTGCTCTTTCTAG